The following coding sequences lie in one Rutidosis leptorrhynchoides isolate AG116_Rl617_1_P2 chromosome 4, CSIRO_AGI_Rlap_v1, whole genome shotgun sequence genomic window:
- the LOC139845247 gene encoding protein NRT1/ PTR FAMILY 3.1-like codes for MEVIKNKMSPNKEDENGETTNHEDNIKKKTLGGIKTMPFILANEVCDRFAGVGFYSNLITYLTQQLNLPLVKASNILTNFGGTSGFMPLIGALIADSFAGRFYTIVVGLLIYLLGMVCITTSSILPQLRPPPCPTKENCIEASSSQLWILYLCLLLTSLGSGAIRPNVVTFAADQFDMTTGKSNPSSAGRNFFNWYYFCMGLSTLTALTVVVYIQDKVGWGLGLGIPTIAMVLSFIAFVVAAHLYRRVKPEGSPLVRVAQVVVAAIKKRKIAMPKNTSLYENKELDARISADGRLLHTNTLRWFDRAAIVTQDDMKDCSSPNLWRIATVHRVEEIKLVIRMVPIWAATILLVTSQSHQHSFIIIQAGTMDRHMSPSFEIPPASLSIFGVLTMLICLSLYNRVFVPLSRRFTKNPVGITCLQRMGIGFAINILATLVSALVEIKRKQVALSHNLIEKPTATIPISVFWLVPQFCLHGVAEAFSSVGHLEFLYDQAPESMRSTCMALNSITAAIGSYVGTFVVSMIHDHTGKEHNWLPDRNLNKGKLDYYYWLMSGIQLVNLVYYVTCAYFYTCKPLEVVKDSDIDRDLELAKEEMIVVKSPLTGQTRENDVNNDEKLIKSMR; via the exons ATGGAGGTCATCAAAAACAAAATGTCTCCAAATAAAGAAGATGAGAATGGGGAGACTACTAACCATGAAGACAACATCAAGAAGAAAACTCTTGGTGGTATTAAAACCATGCCATTCATTCTAG CAAACGAAGTATGTGATAGATTTGCGGGAGTTGGGTTTTATTCGAATTTGATTACGTATTTGACCCAACAATTGAACCTTCCATTGGTTAAAGCTTCGAACATACTAACAAACTTTGGTGGCACTTCGGGTTTTATGCCACTTATCGGTGCTTTAATTGCTGATTCTTTTGCTGGCCGTTTCTATACTATCGTCGTTGGTCTACTTATATATTTACTG GGAATGGTATGCATCACAACATCTTCAATACTACCACAACTCAGACCACCACCATGTCCTACAAAAGAAAACTGCATAGAAGCTTCTTCATCTCAACTATGGATCCTCTACCTTTGTCTCCTTTTGACCTCCCTCGGTTCCGGCGCCATTCGTCCTAACGTAGTCACATTTGCAGCCGATCAGTTCGACATGACCACTGGCAAATCCAACCCAAGTAGCGCGGGCCGTAACTTTTTTAACTGGTACTATTTTTGTATGGGACTTTCAACCCTCACGGCTCTAACCGTCGTGGTCTATATCCAAGACAAAGTCGGGTGGGGCCTGGGGCTCGGGATCCCAACAATTgcaatggttttatcatttattgCATTTGTGGTTGCGGCCCATCTTTATAGAAGGGTTAAGCCCGAAGGGAGCCCGTTGGTTCGAGTAGCCCAAGTAGTTGTGGCTGCAATCAAGAAGAGAAAAATTGCCATGCCTAAAAACACATCTCTTTATGAAAATAAAGAGTTGGATGCCAGGATTTCAGCTGATGGAAGATTGTTACATACGAATACCTTAAG ATGGTTTGATAGAGCTGCAATTGTAACACAAGATGACATGAAAGATTGTTCATCTCCAAACTTATGGCGAATAGCAACTGTCCATAGGGTCGAAGAGATAAAATTGGTTATACGAATGGTCCCAATATGGGCGGCCACAATTCTCCTAGTTACATCGCAATCTCATCAACATAGTTTCATTATCATACAAGCGGGAACCATGGATCGACACATGTCCCCTTCTTTCGAAATACCTCCTGCTAGCTTATCAATCTTTGGTGTCCTTACTATGCTCATTTGTTTGTCACTTTACAACCGTGTATTTGTTCCATTGTCACGACGTTTCACTAAAAATCCTGTTGGAATTACATGCTTACAACGAATGGGAATAGGTTTTGCAATAAACATACTTGCAACATTAGTTTCCGCTTTAGTTGAAATAAAGCGAAAACAAGTCGCTTTGAGTCATAACTTAATCGAAAAGCCGACTGCTACAATTCCCATATCGGTTTTTTGGCTAGTTCCACAATTTTGTCTACATGGAGTAGCCGAAGCGTTTAGTTCGGTGGGGCATTTGGAGTTTCTTTATGATCAAGCACCCGAAAGTATGAGAAGTACTTGTATGGCGTTGAATTCAATCACTGCGGCGATAGGAAGCTACGTTGGCACGTTTGTTGTATCGATGATTCATGATCACACGGGAAAGGAACATAATTGGCTACCCGATCGAAATTTGAACAAAGGGAAACTAGATTACTACTATTGGTTAATGAGTGGTATACAATTAGTAAATTTAGTGTACTATGTGACTTGTGCTTATTTCTATACATGTAAACCACTCGAAGTAGTTAAAGATAGTGACATCGATCGCGATTTGGAGTTAGCGAAGGAGGAAATGATCGTAGTGAAATCACCTTTGACCGGTCAAACCCGAGAGAATGATGTGAACAATGATGAAAAACTGATCAAGAGTATGAGGTGA
- the LOC139843679 gene encoding uncharacterized protein has product MEYASTQGSRSIADRVASLDPPSLIENFKNNHTFKKGGWSGDKARVNHEKMLKLKEKYPERSDEVIMLEVLGKRRGYRRGVGKTLPGSASTSSSSSTCQTRRPPPPGSENPLLKEAVYDTFAFNNMAIPPQWQSFFPTPNQTQETEGEDEGDDDEDMEESGASQSESDEENEDEAR; this is encoded by the exons ATGGAATACGCCAGTACGCAGGGTAGCAGGTCAATTGCCGACCGTGTG GCCTCTCTGGATCCTCCGAGTCTTATCGAAAACTTCAAGAACAACCACACTTTTAAGAAAGGTGGATGGAGTGGGGATAAAGCTAGGGTGAACCAC GAAAAAATGTTGAAATTAAAAGAAAAATATCCGGAAAGGAGTGATGAAGTCATTATGTTGGAAGTTTTAGGCAAACGTCGCGGGTACCGTCGCGGAGTGGGTAAAACGTTACCCGGATCGGCTagtacatcatcttcatcatcaacttgtCAAACAAGACGACCACCACCACCGGGTTCCGAAAACCCATTGCTAAAGGAAGCGGTATACGATACTTTTGCCTTTAACAATATGGCAATCCCGCCCCAATGGCAATCTTTTTTCCCAACCCCCAATCAAACTCAAGAAACCGAAGGTGAAGACGAaggtgatgacgatgaagacatggAAGAAAGTGGTGCGTCTCAAAGCGAAAGTGATGAAGAAAATGAAGATGAAGCAAGGTAA